One segment of Radiobacillus kanasensis DNA contains the following:
- the sigK gene encoding RNA polymerase sporulation sigma factor SigK — protein MSSILSALAFLIKEALFFVSYVKNHAFPQPLPPDEEAKYIEKMQEGDENARNMLIEHNLRLVAHIVKKFENTGEDTEDLISIGTIGLIKGIESFSSGKGTKLATYAARCIENEILMHLRALKKTKKDVSLHDPIGQDKEGNEISLIDILQSENEDVIEYIQLNMEVEKIREYLDILDKREKEVIICRYGLNNEEDLTQREIAKKLQISRSYVSRIEKRALMKVFHEYYRKEKMND, from the coding sequence TTGTCTAGCATTCTAAGCGCACTAGCTTTTCTAATTAAGGAAGCGTTATTCTTCGTATCCTATGTAAAAAACCATGCTTTTCCTCAACCTCTCCCACCAGATGAAGAGGCAAAATACATTGAGAAAATGCAGGAAGGTGACGAAAATGCTAGAAATATGCTAATAGAGCATAACCTAAGATTAGTCGCACATATCGTAAAAAAATTTGAAAATACGGGAGAAGATACCGAGGATCTAATATCGATTGGCACCATTGGGTTAATTAAAGGGATTGAAAGCTTTTCCAGTGGAAAAGGGACAAAGCTGGCTACTTACGCAGCTCGCTGTATAGAAAATGAAATTTTAATGCATTTAAGAGCCTTAAAAAAAACGAAAAAAGATGTGTCCCTTCATGACCCTATCGGCCAAGATAAAGAAGGAAATGAGATAAGCTTAATCGATATCTTACAATCCGAAAACGAAGACGTGATTGAATACATCCAACTAAATATGGAAGTGGAAAAAATCAGAGAGTATCTAGATATTCTTGACAAGCGCGAAAAAGAAGTTATTATTTGTCGCTACGGATTAAACAACGAGGAAGACCTCACCCAACGCGAAATTGCTAAAAAATTACAAATTTCTAGAAGCTATGTTTCTAGAATTGAAAAAAGAGCCTTAATGAAAGTATTTCATGAATACTATCGAAAAGAAAAAATGAATGATTAA
- a CDS encoding Na+/H+ antiporter subunit E, protein MAFQIVLNIIIAIMWMFLQESYTFPTFLFGYIIGILLLLVLQRFIPDAFYLRRAINILKLIKLFIKELILSNIVIVKLVYKPKLDVEPGIFKLPTVLKSNWEITLLANLITLTPGTLSVAISDDNREIFIHAMELDDIEESIKSIKETFEKAIMEVTR, encoded by the coding sequence ATGGCTTTTCAAATTGTCTTAAACATCATCATCGCAATTATGTGGATGTTTTTACAAGAAAGCTATACGTTCCCGACCTTCCTCTTCGGATATATTATAGGTATCCTTTTGTTGCTCGTGTTGCAACGTTTTATTCCCGATGCCTTTTATCTGCGTAGAGCAATCAATATTCTGAAATTAATTAAACTATTTATTAAGGAATTAATACTTTCCAATATTGTGATTGTAAAGCTCGTATATAAACCAAAGTTAGATGTAGAACCGGGTATTTTCAAACTACCAACCGTGTTAAAATCCAACTGGGAAATTACGCTGTTAGCTAATTTAATTACGTTAACCCCAGGTACCCTATCGGTTGCTATATCAGATGATAACAGGGAGATTTTCATTCATGCGATGGAGCTTGATGATATTGAAGAATCCATCAAATCAATTAAAGAAACTTTTGAAAAAGCGATTATGGAGGTGACAAGATGA
- the sda gene encoding sporulation histidine kinase inhibitor Sda has protein sequence MEHLSDKLLIESYYKANELDLSNEFITLIEQEIKKRSLLHEIEYSG, from the coding sequence ATGGAACATTTATCAGACAAATTATTAATCGAATCTTATTACAAGGCAAATGAATTAGATTTAAGTAATGAATTCATTACGTTGATTGAACAAGAGATAAAAAAGCGATCCTTACTGCATGAAATTGAATATTCCGGATAA
- a CDS encoding Na(+)/H(+) antiporter subunit F1, which produces MSNIPEFTQYLIQIVTIACFVVTSISLIILLFRAIAGPTNPDRAVALDAIGINLMAMAGLLAIMLLTTKFNDVILLIGILLFIGTIAIAKYLEKGVIIDRDMD; this is translated from the coding sequence ATGAGCAACATACCTGAATTCACCCAATATTTAATTCAAATCGTTACCATTGCTTGTTTTGTCGTTACATCCATCTCCTTGATCATTTTACTCTTTCGCGCGATTGCTGGACCGACCAATCCAGACCGGGCGGTTGCGCTAGATGCCATAGGTATTAATTTAATGGCGATGGCTGGTTTACTCGCTATAATGCTTCTTACAACGAAATTTAATGATGTTATATTACTGATTGGAATCCTGCTTTTCATCGGGACGATTGCGATTGCCAAATACTTAGAAAAGGGTGTTATTATTGATCGGGACATGGATTAA
- a CDS encoding Na+/H+ antiporter subunit A, producing MLLIVLLPLIFAFFIPFINKRKEKIHTGYFVLAIPLVIFIYFARHLGTDFEPITQHFAWIPSLHISFDFYLDGLSLLFVLLISGIGSLVTLYSIFYLDKSERLGHFYIYLLMFMSAMLGVVLSDNVFVLYTFWELTSISSFLLIGYWHFNERSRYGALKSMLITVIGGLSMLGGFILLSNITGTTSIQGILSESEMILNHSYLPLIMGLLILGAFTKSAQFPFHIWLPDAMEAPTPVSAYLHSATMVKAGIYLVARMSPLFHGYDWFFIVVGGIGILTLCWASFLAIKQTDLKGILAFSTISQLGMIMTMLGIGTEVAVFAAMFHILNHATFKGSLFMIAGIIDHETGTRDIRKLGGLMTLLPISATLAFFGTFSMAGVPLPFLNGFYSKELFFESTLHGSEYSASFAMFIQHILPWLAVFGSIFTFIYSMYFVFGVFRGKAKIEQLPKKPHEAPIGMLISPIVLIIGVIVIGLFPTIVNSPLLAHAAYAVSGVHEEHHIAYWHGLDAKFLMSLAVVGIGTVLFMTKKKWETLYQKLPTRWTFNRLYDQFVTKIEPFSATITKGYMTGSLRLYTQLIVVAMFIVSIFTLVTSDGFAFLTADPSEIKISELLVAVMMVVAAIGTIVARNNVAAILILGVVGYGLSILFVIYRAPDLALTQLVIETITVALFLLCFYHLPKMKPKQDTVRTKLLNAAISIGFGTLLTLVAISSHSSKWFPSISEYFIETSHTLGGGDNVVNVILVDMRGLDTLFEITVLGIAALGIYSLIKIRRNKEVD from the coding sequence ATGTTACTCATCGTGTTATTACCACTTATATTTGCTTTCTTTATTCCTTTTATTAATAAACGGAAAGAAAAGATACATACTGGATATTTTGTGTTAGCTATTCCCCTAGTTATTTTCATTTATTTTGCACGTCATTTAGGAACTGATTTTGAACCAATTACGCAACATTTTGCTTGGATCCCCTCTTTACATATTTCCTTTGACTTTTACTTAGACGGTTTAAGTTTATTATTTGTATTGCTGATTAGTGGGATTGGTTCTCTGGTGACCTTGTACTCCATCTTCTATTTAGACAAATCAGAACGACTCGGTCACTTTTATATCTATTTACTAATGTTTATGTCCGCTATGCTCGGCGTCGTCCTTTCAGATAACGTGTTTGTACTCTATACGTTTTGGGAACTAACTTCCATTTCTTCCTTTCTATTAATCGGGTATTGGCATTTTAATGAAAGGTCTCGTTATGGGGCGCTGAAATCGATGCTCATTACCGTAATAGGTGGCTTAAGCATGTTGGGGGGATTTATCCTTCTATCGAATATTACGGGGACAACAAGTATTCAAGGTATTCTTTCTGAAAGTGAAATGATATTAAATCACTCGTACCTCCCTCTTATAATGGGATTACTTATTCTAGGAGCATTCACAAAATCCGCTCAATTCCCATTCCATATTTGGCTTCCTGACGCAATGGAAGCTCCGACACCTGTAAGTGCATACTTACACTCAGCCACTATGGTTAAAGCAGGAATTTATTTAGTAGCAAGAATGTCACCCCTTTTCCACGGATATGATTGGTTTTTTATCGTAGTAGGTGGTATTGGAATTCTTACTCTATGTTGGGCGTCATTCTTGGCCATCAAACAGACTGATTTAAAAGGTATTTTGGCTTTTTCAACGATTAGTCAGCTCGGTATGATTATGACCATGTTAGGAATCGGAACAGAAGTGGCTGTATTTGCTGCCATGTTTCATATCCTAAACCACGCAACTTTTAAGGGAAGTTTATTCATGATCGCTGGCATTATCGATCATGAAACGGGTACGAGAGATATACGTAAACTTGGTGGATTGATGACGTTACTTCCTATATCAGCGACGTTAGCCTTTTTCGGAACGTTCTCCATGGCGGGGGTTCCCCTTCCATTTCTAAATGGTTTCTATAGTAAAGAGTTGTTTTTTGAATCAACCTTACACGGCTCTGAATACAGTGCCTCGTTCGCCATGTTTATCCAACATATTTTACCATGGCTAGCGGTATTTGGAAGTATCTTTACGTTTATTTATTCCATGTACTTTGTGTTTGGAGTGTTCCGAGGTAAGGCAAAGATCGAACAATTGCCTAAAAAGCCACATGAGGCACCAATCGGGATGCTGATTTCTCCTATTGTGTTGATTATTGGAGTAATTGTAATTGGCTTGTTCCCAACAATAGTGAACTCTCCCCTACTCGCTCACGCAGCCTACGCCGTATCAGGTGTACATGAAGAGCATCATATCGCTTATTGGCATGGACTGGATGCGAAGTTTCTTATGTCTTTAGCTGTTGTAGGAATTGGCACTGTTTTGTTTATGACGAAGAAAAAATGGGAGACTTTATATCAAAAGCTTCCAACGCGATGGACGTTCAATCGATTGTACGACCAGTTTGTTACAAAAATAGAGCCGTTTTCAGCTACGATTACAAAAGGTTATATGACGGGCTCTCTACGACTTTATACACAACTCATCGTAGTAGCGATGTTTATCGTAAGTATATTTACTTTAGTGACGAGTGACGGATTTGCGTTTTTAACGGCAGATCCTTCTGAAATCAAAATTTCGGAATTATTAGTAGCTGTCATGATGGTTGTTGCGGCAATCGGAACGATCGTAGCACGAAATAATGTAGCAGCTATTTTAATTCTAGGTGTTGTCGGTTATGGATTATCGATTCTGTTCGTCATTTACCGGGCCCCTGATTTAGCTTTGACACAATTAGTAATTGAGACGATTACTGTCGCGTTATTCTTACTCTGTTTCTATCACTTACCGAAGATGAAACCAAAACAGGACACGGTTCGTACTAAATTATTGAATGCTGCTATTTCAATTGGATTTGGTACACTCTTAACACTTGTGGCTATTTCTTCCCATAGCAGCAAATGGTTCCCTAGTATTTCAGAGTATTTCATCGAAACCTCTCATACATTAGGGGGCGGGGACAACGTCGTAAACGTCATCCTCGTGGACATGCGTGGATTGGATACATTATTTGAAATAACCGTGTTAGGTATAGCAGCGCTTGGTATCTATAGTCTAATCAAAATTCGACGAAACAAGGAGGTGGACTGA
- a CDS encoding nicotinate-nucleotide adenylyltransferase, with amino-acid sequence MKKVGLLGGTFDPPHFGHLLIAEEVYQTLGLDEVWFIPSYEPPHKQKATTESKHRVDMVKTAIQDNDHFHVNLIEVNRTGKSYSIDTIKNLKEEHPNIDFYFIIGADMVEYLPKWVQIEELVKLIQFVGVKRKEYELETDYPIMEVNTPEFAVSSSMIRQRLQKGLSAKYLLPDPVIQWIKEYKLYE; translated from the coding sequence ATGAAGAAAGTGGGATTATTAGGAGGTACCTTTGATCCTCCGCATTTTGGGCATTTGCTCATTGCAGAAGAAGTGTACCAAACGCTAGGATTAGATGAGGTATGGTTTATTCCATCTTATGAACCGCCTCACAAGCAAAAGGCTACAACCGAAAGCAAACACCGTGTTGACATGGTAAAGACAGCTATTCAGGACAATGACCACTTTCATGTCAATCTCATCGAAGTGAATCGAACTGGTAAGTCCTATAGTATTGATACGATAAAAAATCTAAAAGAAGAGCACCCAAATATCGATTTTTATTTTATCATAGGGGCAGACATGGTTGAATATTTACCTAAATGGGTACAAATTGAAGAGCTAGTGAAACTAATTCAATTTGTTGGTGTGAAAAGAAAAGAATACGAACTAGAAACTGACTATCCGATTATGGAAGTAAATACCCCTGAGTTTGCGGTATCCTCATCCATGATCAGACAAAGACTCCAAAAAGGATTGTCGGCCAAATACTTGTTGCCCGATCCGGTCATTCAATGGATAAAGGAGTATAAGCTTTATGAATAG
- a CDS encoding YrhC family protein, with protein sequence MEEKRDVLRAKIEDYSRFLVTLLIVSGYFYIGMLIHTYMEPDRHKAYFLIVLLLVSLFVAGYFAMLLKKWTIRIQNDESIE encoded by the coding sequence ATGGAGGAAAAACGAGACGTTCTTAGAGCAAAGATTGAAGACTATAGTAGGTTTCTTGTTACGTTACTTATTGTGAGCGGTTATTTTTATATTGGAATGCTGATCCATACGTATATGGAGCCAGATCGTCATAAAGCTTACTTTCTAATCGTTTTGTTGTTAGTTAGCCTTTTCGTAGCAGGTTATTTTGCCATGTTACTGAAAAAATGGACGATTCGAATACAAAATGATGAAAGCATAGAATAA
- the mnhG gene encoding monovalent cation/H(+) antiporter subunit G encodes MIGTWINVIFDLIIIICLISGTFFIFSSSIGVLRFPDVYTRLHAATKASTLGIAGIMIGAFIFLYFEHGIVSGKLILGLLFVLLTAPVSGHMISRAAHESGVKPWFNGEEQDAYSTYKKKTEQEG; translated from the coding sequence TTGATCGGGACATGGATTAACGTCATATTTGATTTAATCATTATCATCTGCTTGATTTCAGGTACCTTTTTCATCTTCTCCAGTTCGATTGGAGTTCTGCGGTTTCCGGATGTTTACACAAGGCTCCATGCTGCAACAAAAGCATCCACTCTCGGCATAGCAGGAATTATGATAGGCGCTTTTATATTCTTGTACTTCGAACATGGAATTGTCAGTGGGAAGTTAATTTTAGGCCTCTTGTTCGTATTATTGACCGCACCTGTTTCCGGTCATATGATATCTAGAGCGGCCCATGAAAGTGGAGTAAAACCATGGTTTAACGGAGAAGAACAGGATGCCTATTCGACATATAAAAAGAAAACGGAACAAGAAGGGTAA
- the yqeH gene encoding ribosome biogenesis GTPase YqeH, which translates to MEPIICQGCGVDVQSDDETLPGYVPASALKKEPIICKRCFRLKHYNEIQDVSYTDDDFLKMISQIRDAEGLILNIVDIFDFSGSVIPSLKRLTGHNPILLIGNKVDLLPKSTNLNRLKMWMKRSANELGLEVEDVFLISSTKGTGMDKLTSQIETYRNGKDVYVVGSTNVGKSTFINRLINQTTGVKDAITTSYFPGTTLGFIDIPLDEKTSLYDTPGVINRAQISHYVSEADLKVITPTKEVKPRVYQLNDKQTLFFGGLARLDFEKGDRSSFICYFSNTLNIHRTKLDNASDLYERQLGEVLHPPDEKSKSTLPPLKAQSFKIKEEKTDIVFPGLGWVTVPPGVTVTAHSPKGVTVSIREALI; encoded by the coding sequence GTGGAACCTATTATTTGTCAGGGGTGTGGAGTAGACGTACAGTCCGATGATGAAACATTACCGGGATATGTACCAGCTTCGGCTTTAAAGAAAGAACCGATCATTTGTAAACGATGTTTTCGATTAAAGCACTATAATGAAATACAAGATGTATCGTACACCGACGATGATTTTTTGAAAATGATTAGTCAAATCCGCGATGCAGAAGGATTAATTTTGAACATCGTTGATATTTTTGATTTCAGCGGGAGTGTCATCCCAAGCTTAAAAAGATTAACCGGACATAATCCTATCCTATTAATAGGGAACAAAGTCGACTTGTTACCAAAGTCCACTAATCTGAATCGGTTGAAAATGTGGATGAAACGGTCCGCAAATGAGTTGGGGTTGGAAGTGGAGGATGTCTTTTTAATTTCTTCTACAAAAGGGACTGGAATGGACAAGCTAACTTCACAAATTGAAACATATCGTAACGGAAAAGATGTGTACGTTGTAGGAAGCACCAATGTTGGGAAATCGACATTTATCAATCGACTAATCAACCAGACGACAGGTGTGAAGGATGCGATTACGACGTCGTATTTTCCAGGAACAACACTCGGTTTTATTGATATTCCTTTGGATGAGAAAACTTCTTTGTATGATACGCCTGGTGTTATTAATCGTGCCCAAATCTCTCACTATGTGTCCGAAGCCGACCTAAAAGTGATTACACCAACTAAAGAAGTCAAACCTAGAGTGTATCAGCTAAATGATAAACAGACATTGTTTTTTGGTGGATTGGCACGCTTGGATTTTGAAAAAGGAGACAGATCATCCTTCATTTGTTATTTTTCAAACACATTAAATATTCATCGAACAAAATTAGACAATGCATCGGATTTATATGAGAGGCAGTTAGGAGAGGTTTTACATCCTCCAGATGAAAAATCAAAGTCGACTCTTCCTCCTCTAAAAGCTCAATCCTTTAAAATAAAGGAAGAAAAAACAGATATCGTTTTTCCAGGACTAGGATGGGTAACCGTTCCGCCAGGTGTTACTGTTACCGCACATAGTCCGAAGGGAGTCACAGTGTCTATAAGGGAGGCACTTATTTAG
- a CDS encoding YqeG family HAD IIIA-type phosphatase, with the protein MLKRFLPNEHVKSVFDIRPEDLKAKGIKGIITDLDNTLVAWDVADATPEIIEWFKLMEDSGIKITIISNNKEERVKLFSEPLHTPFVYSARKPLGNAFKKATKTMGLSKNEVVVIGDQILTDVLGGNSAGFYTILVVPIVQTDGKITRINRQIERRILSWMRRKGMISWEE; encoded by the coding sequence GTGTTAAAAAGGTTCTTACCTAATGAACATGTTAAAAGTGTGTTTGATATAAGACCAGAAGATTTAAAAGCAAAAGGAATAAAAGGTATCATTACCGATTTAGATAATACATTGGTAGCATGGGATGTTGCTGATGCAACACCAGAAATTATAGAATGGTTTAAGTTAATGGAAGATAGTGGCATTAAAATTACAATAATCTCTAATAATAAGGAAGAAAGAGTAAAATTGTTTTCCGAACCACTTCATACGCCATTTGTCTATAGTGCCAGAAAACCGCTCGGAAATGCCTTTAAGAAGGCTACCAAAACCATGGGTTTATCCAAGAATGAGGTTGTAGTGATTGGCGACCAGATTCTAACCGATGTTTTAGGAGGAAATAGTGCGGGCTTTTACACAATTTTAGTTGTACCGATTGTACAAACAGATGGCAAAATTACGAGAATAAATCGACAAATTGAACGAAGGATTTTAAGCTGGATGAGAAGAAAGGGAATGATTAGTTGGGAGGAATAG
- the aroE gene encoding shikimate dehydrogenase, with amino-acid sequence MALTLGLIGYPAKHSLSPWLHSAFMDQVGIDGTYTIYETSPEALPSQLSKLKENGVDGFNVTVPYKQTIMEYLDEVEHAAKNIGAVNTVACRDGKWIGYNTDGIGYKQSLKDSFPSLFTGQKNVLILGAGGAARGIYYALSQGEFPKVDIANRTKEKAKEFLSLKEKQIETNILDYAEAERTLSQYDLIVQTTSVGMKPNYDQQVIDLTRLSKVSIVSDIVYQPIQTKILEAAQNRGAQIHHGHAMLLYQAQAAFEIWTGKQVQVDSILLDLEKRLRGD; translated from the coding sequence ATGGCGTTAACGTTAGGGTTAATTGGTTATCCAGCTAAGCATTCCTTATCACCTTGGCTTCATAGTGCGTTTATGGATCAAGTAGGAATAGACGGAACATATACGATTTACGAAACAAGTCCAGAAGCTTTACCGAGTCAACTTAGCAAGTTGAAGGAAAATGGAGTGGATGGGTTTAATGTCACGGTTCCATATAAACAAACGATTATGGAGTACTTGGATGAAGTAGAGCATGCGGCGAAAAACATTGGAGCAGTCAATACGGTTGCATGTCGTGATGGCAAGTGGATTGGCTATAATACCGACGGAATTGGGTATAAACAATCTTTAAAGGATTCGTTTCCTTCCTTGTTTACAGGACAAAAAAACGTACTCATCCTTGGGGCAGGAGGAGCTGCAAGGGGTATCTATTATGCTTTGTCCCAAGGTGAATTTCCCAAGGTCGATATCGCAAATCGCACGAAAGAAAAAGCAAAAGAGTTCCTTTCCTTAAAGGAAAAGCAGATTGAAACGAATATTTTAGATTATGCCGAGGCCGAACGAACGCTTTCACAGTATGATTTGATCGTCCAAACGACCTCTGTTGGAATGAAGCCGAATTACGATCAACAGGTAATCGACTTAACCAGACTATCGAAAGTTTCTATTGTAAGTGATATTGTCTATCAACCCATACAAACAAAGATTCTAGAAGCTGCACAAAATCGTGGTGCGCAGATTCACCATGGTCACGCTATGTTGCTTTACCAAGCCCAAGCTGCATTTGAGATATGGACGGGGAAACAAGTACAAGTAGATTCCATTCTCTTGGATTTAGAAAAAAGATTGCGAGGCGATTAA
- a CDS encoding Na(+)/H(+) antiporter subunit C, whose product MEIIMSILAGILFTAGIYNLLQKQLIRIIIGTGLLSHGAHLFILTMGGLTDGKPPILTDHDSHNYVDPLPQALILTSIVISFGVTSLLLVLAYRAAKENETDNMDQLRGNDYE is encoded by the coding sequence ATGGAAATCATTATGTCCATCCTTGCTGGTATCTTATTTACTGCAGGTATTTACAACTTACTTCAAAAACAGCTCATTCGAATCATAATCGGTACTGGTTTACTCTCTCACGGAGCCCATTTGTTCATTTTAACGATGGGTGGCCTAACGGATGGAAAACCACCTATCTTAACGGACCACGACAGTCACAACTATGTAGACCCATTACCGCAAGCTCTTATTCTTACGTCTATTGTTATTAGTTTTGGGGTAACTAGTCTTTTATTAGTTTTGGCATATCGTGCAGCTAAAGAAAATGAAACGGATAATATGGATCAATTGCGAGGGAATGACTATGAGTAA
- the yhbY gene encoding ribosome assembly RNA-binding protein YhbY: MLTGKQKRFLRAEAHHLNPIFQVGKDGVNENMIKQIDEALEKRELIKVTVLQNCLEDKDEVAEAISEGTGANVAQVIGNTIVLYKESKENKTIQLP, encoded by the coding sequence ATGTTAACAGGTAAACAAAAAAGATTTTTACGAGCAGAAGCACATCACTTGAATCCAATCTTTCAAGTAGGTAAAGATGGAGTTAACGAAAATATGATTAAGCAAATTGATGAGGCTTTAGAAAAAAGAGAATTAATTAAAGTGACGGTATTACAGAACTGCCTGGAAGATAAAGACGAAGTAGCAGAAGCTATTTCCGAGGGTACAGGTGCAAACGTGGCCCAAGTTATTGGAAATACGATCGTCCTATATAAAGAATCCAAAGAAAACAAAACGATTCAATTGCCTTAG
- a CDS encoding Na+/H+ antiporter subunit D, producing the protein MSNLAILPILIPMLSGILLAFFNKNINLSRLLAKALTIGNLLYVSYLFIRVSQDGPIILETGDWAAPYGIVIVADLLSALLVLTTNIIALAAVWYAPYSLSKKQESHYFYTFFFLLITGVSGAFLTGDLFNLFVFFEVLLMASYALIVLGGEKVQLRESIKYVLINLFSSILFVTTVAFLYSVVGTVNMAHIAERVAEVDQRGILTTISILLFFVFGTKAALFPLFYWLPRPYSAPNPVVSALFGALLTKVGIYSILRVFTLMFPQQSTNTHELFLWIAGFTLVFGVIGALSTTNIKLIIAYNVIPAVGFMIMGIGINTETSVSGTVYYLVHDMIIKGALFLLVGAIVLLAGTANMKKISGFIHHYPLLGWLLFLSAFVLAGVPPFSGFIGKLLLLQGSFGADQIALSIIGLGCSLLILLSIIRIFIQVFWGEKDESYVPNKKLARQLTIPVSFLLFFSVALGIGAEFFYPTVEKISSYLMDPEQYINSVLRGNP; encoded by the coding sequence ATGAGTAACTTAGCCATATTGCCAATCTTAATTCCGATGCTATCTGGAATTCTATTGGCCTTTTTCAATAAAAATATCAACCTCTCTCGATTACTAGCTAAAGCTTTAACAATCGGGAATCTTCTGTACGTAAGTTATCTTTTTATTCGAGTAAGTCAAGATGGTCCCATTATTCTTGAAACTGGGGATTGGGCTGCACCATATGGAATAGTTATTGTCGCGGACTTACTATCAGCACTACTGGTGTTGACGACAAACATCATCGCATTAGCTGCCGTTTGGTATGCGCCATACTCGTTAAGCAAAAAACAAGAATCCCATTACTTTTACACCTTCTTTTTTCTTCTAATCACTGGTGTATCTGGTGCCTTTTTAACGGGAGATTTGTTTAACTTGTTCGTCTTTTTCGAAGTATTGTTAATGGCATCTTACGCTTTAATTGTTTTGGGCGGGGAAAAAGTACAATTACGTGAATCCATCAAATATGTCTTAATAAACTTGTTTTCATCGATCTTGTTTGTTACAACGGTAGCCTTCTTGTACTCTGTTGTTGGAACGGTTAATATGGCTCATATTGCCGAACGAGTAGCGGAAGTAGACCAACGAGGGATTCTCACAACCATCAGTATTTTGTTATTCTTCGTTTTTGGTACGAAAGCTGCTCTTTTCCCGTTGTTTTATTGGCTACCTAGACCTTATTCTGCTCCCAATCCAGTCGTGTCTGCGCTATTTGGAGCATTGCTAACGAAAGTCGGGATATATTCAATCCTAAGAGTGTTCACACTCATGTTTCCTCAACAATCTACGAATACACATGAGTTATTCTTGTGGATCGCTGGCTTCACATTAGTATTTGGTGTCATTGGAGCCTTATCAACAACGAATATCAAGCTGATCATCGCTTATAATGTAATCCCAGCAGTTGGCTTCATGATTATGGGGATTGGAATAAATACCGAAACTTCCGTAAGTGGAACCGTCTATTATTTAGTCCACGATATGATTATTAAAGGTGCACTATTCCTGCTTGTCGGAGCGATCGTCCTGTTAGCCGGCACAGCAAATATGAAAAAGATAAGTGGTTTCATTCACCACTACCCTCTTCTAGGCTGGTTACTCTTTTTATCCGCTTTTGTTCTGGCAGGAGTTCCACCTTTCAGTGGGTTTATTGGAAAGCTTTTATTACTACAAGGATCCTTTGGAGCCGACCAAATCGCTCTTTCTATAATTGGACTGGGGTGTAGTTTACTCATCCTACTATCTATTATCCGGATCTTCATCCAAGTCTTTTGGGGTGAAAAAGATGAATCCTATGTACCGAATAAAAAATTGGCTAGGCAGCTAACGATTCCGGTTTCTTTTTTACTTTTCTTTTCTGTCGCTCTTGGGATAGGAGCAGAATTCTTCTACCCTACTGTAGAAAAGATTTCCAGTTACTTGATGGACCCGGAACAATATATTAACTCTGTATTAAGGGGGAATCCATAA